In Hallerella succinigenes, the following are encoded in one genomic region:
- a CDS encoding UDP-3-O-acyl-N-acetylglucosamine deacetylase, with translation MKKTIFETEVQGPSLSSECAAVKILCDRARHPKMEWFASSGESLWTTVDLDSFKRLEFFSERSTGLRKNADSSLATFEHLTPVLLMYPQSYFEIRALSKELPILDGSAYPWYEAVRKIAGLPQDLVFYDAPIRERFDWGYGFMEVSPADSLEIEYSISHGSYADDAYVEIYEAEDLVKLFPARTFIFEDDFEKARAEGLLAGVDGSCGLLLREENGKASVVAGEKFRMPNEPVMHKILDLIGDIALPAPFLPRLRIRIHNGGHLAHRKMLERILEYAYRYTPQVD, from the coding sequence ATGAAAAAGACAATCTTTGAAACGGAAGTGCAGGGACCTTCCTTGTCGAGTGAATGTGCCGCTGTAAAAATCCTGTGCGACCGTGCACGCCATCCGAAAATGGAATGGTTTGCCAGTTCGGGCGAAAGCCTTTGGACGACGGTGGATTTGGATTCGTTCAAACGTTTGGAATTCTTTTCGGAACGTTCGACCGGTCTCCGTAAAAATGCGGATTCTTCGCTTGCGACTTTTGAACATTTGACGCCAGTCCTTTTGATGTATCCGCAGTCGTACTTTGAAATTCGGGCGCTGTCAAAGGAACTTCCGATTTTGGATGGAAGTGCGTATCCGTGGTATGAAGCGGTTCGAAAGATTGCTGGGCTTCCGCAGGATCTTGTATTTTATGACGCTCCGATCCGCGAACGTTTTGACTGGGGCTACGGCTTTATGGAAGTGAGCCCGGCGGATTCCTTGGAAATAGAATATTCGATTTCACATGGTTCCTATGCGGATGATGCCTATGTGGAAATCTACGAAGCGGAAGACCTGGTGAAACTTTTCCCGGCGCGCACTTTTATTTTTGAAGACGATTTTGAAAAGGCTCGTGCCGAAGGGCTTCTTGCCGGTGTCGATGGCAGTTGTGGACTTTTGCTTCGCGAAGAAAACGGCAAGGCTTCAGTGGTGGCTGGAGAAAAGTTCCGGATGCCGAATGAACCGGTAATGCATAAAATCCTCGATTTGATTGGGGATATCGCCCTTCCAGCGCCTTTTTTACCTAGATTACGAATTAGGATTCACAATGGTGGGCATCTTGCCCACCGCAAAATGCTAGAGAGGATTCTAGAATATGCTTACAGATACACTCCCCAAGTCGACTAA
- the fabZ gene encoding 3-hydroxyacyl-ACP dehydratase FabZ has protein sequence MLTDTLPKSTKPGVLYDYAAILQILPHRYPFLYIDQVLSMDLEAEVPTIVAQKNVSFNEPFFQGHFPGEPVMPGVIQIETMAQAGAILAGLRYETECAGKRPAFMGVDACRFRRPVRPGDTLDVRVSLDKMRRGILFFTGEIRCGDQVVCNATFSATMI, from the coding sequence ATGCTTACAGATACACTCCCCAAGTCGACTAAGCCGGGCGTTCTTTACGATTATGCGGCGATTCTTCAGATCTTGCCGCACCGCTATCCGTTCCTGTATATTGACCAGGTCCTTTCGATGGATCTTGAAGCGGAAGTGCCGACGATTGTGGCTCAGAAGAATGTGTCTTTTAACGAACCGTTCTTTCAGGGACATTTCCCGGGAGAACCGGTGATGCCTGGCGTGATCCAGATTGAGACGATGGCTCAGGCGGGTGCGATTCTTGCCGGTCTTCGCTACGAGACGGAATGCGCGGGGAAGCGCCCGGCGTTTATGGGCGTGGATGCTTGCCGTTTCCGTCGTCCGGTGCGTCCAGGTGATACTCTCGATGTGCGTGTCTCTCTCGATAAGATGCGTCGCGGTATTTTGTTCTTTACGGGCGAAATTCGCTGTGGTGATCAGGTCGTTTGCAATGCGACCTTCAGTGCGACGATGATCTAA
- a CDS encoding NUDIX hydrolase: protein MPKNLKSWKTISSKSLLDTRFLKVEEEVCELPNGKVIPDFYTLWQPDWVLILAQTKNGEWIMEHQYRHGTGKIALEFPAGIVDAGESPLEAAKRELQEECAYAGGKFEYLAELPMNPDRHRGRFFVVRATGVEPQGNTHFDMGEEIETLLYSTETVVEKMRSGEIHHPHQIAAFMLYGIDPLQGTLHK, encoded by the coding sequence ATGCCTAAAAATTTGAAGTCTTGGAAAACGATTTCTTCAAAGTCGCTGCTTGATACGCGCTTTTTGAAAGTCGAAGAGGAAGTCTGTGAACTTCCGAATGGAAAAGTCATCCCGGATTTTTATACGCTCTGGCAACCGGACTGGGTGCTGATCCTTGCGCAGACGAAAAATGGCGAATGGATTATGGAACATCAGTACCGCCACGGCACAGGAAAGATAGCGTTAGAATTCCCGGCAGGAATTGTGGATGCGGGAGAGTCTCCGCTTGAAGCGGCCAAGCGTGAATTGCAAGAAGAATGTGCTTATGCAGGCGGGAAGTTTGAATATCTTGCAGAACTTCCGATGAATCCGGACCGTCACCGAGGACGTTTTTTTGTGGTGCGTGCGACGGGTGTCGAACCGCAGGGCAATACGCATTTTGATATGGGCGAAGAAATAGAAACGCTCTTGTATTCGACGGAAACGGTCGTCGAAAAAATGCGTTCCGGGGAAATTCACCATCCGCATCAGATTGCGGCCTTTATGCTCTACGGAATCGATCCGTTGCAGGGGACTTTGCACAAATGA